The following proteins are co-located in the Brevibacillus laterosporus DSM 25 genome:
- a CDS encoding YolD-like family protein: MASKILDPLVTKFILPEHAEMLRQHHLDKQLVPKPIIEEDELAEFCYRISDSRQYDYALTISWWKETKEGRGVIESAWGWVEKFDSTFKQIKLKNDEDFWWIPVEDVVNVEA; the protein is encoded by the coding sequence ATGGCTAGCAAAATTCTTGATCCGCTTGTAACGAAATTCATCTTGCCAGAACATGCTGAAATGTTACGTCAGCACCACCTAGACAAACAACTTGTGCCTAAGCCGATCATTGAAGAGGATGAGCTAGCCGAATTTTGCTACAGGATATCTGACTCACGTCAGTATGACTACGCATTAACCATTAGCTGGTGGAAAGAAACGAAAGAGGGCAGAGGCGTGATAGAATCCGCTTGGGGATGGGTAGAGAAGTTTGATTCAACGTTTAAACAGATCAAGCTAAAGAATGACGAGGATTTCTGGTGGATACCTGTAGAAGATGTGGTCAATGTAGAAGCCTAA
- a CDS encoding helix-turn-helix domain-containing protein, with the protein MTPGRLQLDNLAKICEVLGVEITDVLELSDERLYIHR; encoded by the coding sequence ATGACACCGGGACGGTTGCAGCTAGATAACCTTGCGAAAATATGCGAAGTGCTTGGCGTTGAGATTACGGATGTACTCGAACTTTCGGACGAGCGTCTCTACATACATAGATAA
- a CDS encoding geobacillin-26 family protein (This protein is homologous to geobacillin 26, a large bacteriocin (245 amino acids) that was found in the thermophile Geobacillus sp. 15, and that has an unknown mechanism of action.), with product MKKVILSSALVLSVMASSSIPVFALDESHQIVEAETLEDSQGIKYKIEILEDNDSVRVVRVESENGITEATYDKMNHTIEFDEDGTLTEVSIADPEEQIEKEKDRQKRSAKDIVREARDLYFGYYYVIDKSGKKKYWDVGNGKEGTYVKQTSSNKADLFHYEDKVDELMKAEALLVVNSTVSGAAFMASVKGIKSGWGADRMIAFFAGAGFGMAAAVNAADVVLAERKAARAFYVIMDGE from the coding sequence ATGAAAAAAGTTATTTTATCTAGTGCTCTTGTTTTATCAGTAATGGCCTCATCTAGTATTCCTGTTTTTGCTCTGGATGAATCTCATCAAATTGTTGAAGCAGAAACCCTTGAAGACAGTCAAGGAATTAAATATAAGATTGAGATTTTAGAGGATAATGATAGCGTAAGAGTAGTTAGAGTAGAAAGTGAAAATGGAATTACTGAGGCTACATACGATAAAATGAATCATACTATAGAGTTCGATGAAGATGGCACCCTAACGGAGGTCTCCATAGCAGACCCTGAGGAACAGATAGAGAAAGAAAAAGACAGACAAAAGCGGTCGGCGAAAGATATAGTACGGGAAGCACGTGATCTATACTTTGGTTATTATTATGTAATCGATAAGAGTGGTAAAAAAAAATATTGGGATGTTGGGAACGGTAAAGAAGGGACCTATGTAAAGCAAACCTCAAGTAATAAAGCCGATTTGTTTCATTATGAGGATAAAGTTGATGAGTTAATGAAAGCTGAGGCTCTGTTAGTGGTGAACTCAACTGTTTCAGGCGCGGCCTTTATGGCAAGTGTAAAAGGCATTAAATCAGGTTGGGGGGCTGATAGAATGATCGCCTTTTTTGCAGGTGCTGGTTTTGGCATGGCAGCGGCCGTTAACGCTGCGGATGTGGTTCTAGCTGAGAGAAAAGCAGCACGTGCATTTTATGTTATTATGGATGGAGAATAG
- a CDS encoding M23 family metallopeptidase, which translates to MTIYCRHPFRTTEKVTISPGFGCHPGHPGSKDLVFPGITFGTPVYAMESGVIADVRTNRLHCPTSNCPQHANNVVVRGQDGFFTEYNHMTRANKVIPRYSIRYPFRMFEIKLPLEIGDFVERGQLIGFVDNSGYTTGPHLHVGRYTPGDDKTWWSRPTCDWMIHGVDSLDKLPPIRCLPPKPYVIPGYYSVNAPFYM; encoded by the coding sequence ATGACAATATACTGTAGACATCCATTTAGAACGACTGAAAAAGTCACCATCTCGCCGGGCTTTGGCTGCCATCCAGGACATCCAGGTTCAAAAGACTTGGTGTTTCCAGGCATTACATTTGGCACACCAGTTTATGCTATGGAATCAGGTGTAATAGCTGATGTAAGAACAAACAGACTCCATTGTCCAACTTCAAACTGCCCACAACATGCTAATAATGTTGTGGTCCGAGGTCAAGATGGTTTTTTCACAGAGTACAATCACATGACACGAGCTAACAAGGTTATTCCCAGGTATTCCATACGTTATCCATTCCGTATGTTTGAGATTAAGCTTCCACTAGAGATAGGAGACTTCGTTGAACGAGGGCAATTAATCGGCTTTGTAGATAATTCTGGTTATACTACAGGGCCGCATCTTCATGTTGGCCGATATACACCTGGTGATGATAAAACTTGGTGGAGCAGGCCAACTTGTGATTGGATGATACATGGTGTCGATTCATTAGATAAGTTACCACCTATACGTTGTCTTCCTCCTAAGCCTTACGTTATACCTGGCTACTATAGTGTAAATGCTCCCTTTTATATGTAA
- a CDS encoding helix-turn-helix transcriptional regulator encodes MIKSRLKVILAERNMQQQDLLRLMKKPVSHGAMSKIVNGTTPKLETAADIAQALNVHIDDIWFLE; translated from the coding sequence TTGATAAAAAGTCGGTTGAAAGTGATTTTGGCCGAGCGAAACATGCAACAGCAAGATTTACTTAGGCTGATGAAAAAACCAGTTTCTCACGGCGCTATGAGCAAGATAGTAAATGGGACAACCCCTAAGCTGGAAACAGCAGCGGATATAGCGCAAGCATTAAACGTACATATAGACGATATTTGGTTCCTGGAATGA
- a CDS encoding DUF7667 family protein translates to MWIVHQRMAELWFINKKRELTDSELTEKNHCLSANAQRAWEIAKLKNLSLIASLTNDMDWQHELCSRIEKIER, encoded by the coding sequence ATGTGGATCGTTCACCAACGTATGGCAGAGCTTTGGTTCATCAATAAGAAGAGAGAACTAACTGACTCAGAATTAACAGAAAAGAACCATTGTCTGAGTGCAAACGCTCAAAGAGCTTGGGAAATTGCAAAACTTAAAAACTTATCTTTGATCGCCAGTCTGACGAACGACATGGACTGGCAGCACGAGCTATGTTCAAGGATAGAGAAGATAGAGAGATGA
- a CDS encoding recombinase family protein codes for MRCAIYARVSTKRDEQRNSLDNQIAFTTGIVAEKGWQLTKTYIDDGVSGTTFSKRKAIQQLIHDAKRKFDAVIAKSVSRFGRNSVESMTVADELERLGIRLIFPEDNYDTSTSDTKLMFRLKAILAEEESRKLSDRIKIGRQTSARLGKYQASLVAYGYRRGENGQLVLDEQYSLIVREIFDLYLYKGWGWYRIASFLNTRKIPTPRAVSGGSNAGTMWHESSIRVILENVVYTGALVHHREETIDFISKKRRAIEPDKQVVIENAHPAIITKEELLAALEKMRTKGRHKSNGRESLFAHIACCADCGKGMMFRKDRNKREGGAYVCGGYVKHTSSYCSSHIIGNQKLRQIVIDDLHELISNNLKLEQLYRVVGGEIELHQNSYSKELQGVNKQLAKLDSEFRSLLSLFQQKIVGIEQFRSTNAVIEAEQRRLTEHKVELERMIESKKDTDRYLQDFQRQINKIAKLDIKDEQILKQVIQKLIHKIEVHNDGSIKIHYNIARPLNIGA; via the coding sequence ATGCGCTGTGCAATATACGCAAGGGTTAGCACAAAAAGAGATGAACAGCGTAACAGTCTTGATAATCAAATAGCATTCACTACGGGAATTGTAGCCGAAAAAGGTTGGCAGTTAACCAAAACATATATTGATGATGGCGTAAGTGGGACGACTTTTTCAAAGCGCAAAGCCATCCAACAGTTGATACATGACGCTAAAAGAAAGTTCGATGCTGTTATAGCCAAATCTGTTTCTCGGTTCGGTAGAAACTCTGTTGAAAGTATGACTGTAGCAGATGAACTTGAACGCCTGGGCATCCGACTTATTTTCCCTGAAGATAACTATGATACTAGTACGAGTGATACGAAGCTTATGTTTAGGCTGAAAGCCATTTTAGCTGAGGAGGAAAGCCGAAAGCTCTCAGACCGTATTAAGATTGGAAGGCAGACTAGCGCACGTTTAGGCAAGTATCAAGCATCATTAGTCGCCTACGGATATAGACGAGGGGAAAATGGTCAGTTAGTCTTAGACGAGCAATACAGCCTAATCGTCAGGGAAATTTTTGATCTGTACCTTTATAAAGGTTGGGGATGGTATAGGATCGCCAGTTTTCTCAATACACGTAAAATCCCAACCCCTAGAGCAGTATCAGGCGGTAGTAATGCAGGGACTATGTGGCATGAAAGTAGTATTCGTGTCATCTTGGAAAATGTCGTTTATACAGGAGCACTTGTCCACCATCGTGAAGAAACTATTGATTTCATATCAAAGAAACGAAGAGCCATAGAGCCAGATAAGCAAGTCGTAATCGAAAATGCTCACCCTGCCATTATTACAAAAGAAGAGCTTCTTGCCGCCTTGGAAAAGATGAGAACAAAGGGCAGACATAAAAGTAATGGACGAGAAAGTCTCTTTGCACATATTGCCTGCTGTGCTGACTGTGGTAAAGGCATGATGTTCCGCAAAGATCGAAACAAACGAGAAGGCGGGGCCTACGTTTGCGGCGGTTATGTTAAACATACCTCTTCATATTGCTCTTCTCACATTATTGGAAACCAGAAACTTCGTCAGATTGTAATTGACGACTTACATGAGCTAATCTCAAATAATTTGAAATTGGAACAACTATACAGAGTTGTCGGCGGGGAAATCGAACTCCATCAAAACTCTTATTCGAAAGAGTTACAAGGAGTAAACAAACAACTTGCCAAATTAGACAGTGAATTCCGCTCCTTACTCTCATTGTTCCAACAGAAGATAGTTGGAATTGAACAATTTAGATCAACCAACGCAGTCATTGAGGCCGAACAAAGGCGTTTAACTGAACATAAGGTTGAGCTAGAAAGAATGATCGAATCAAAGAAAGATACAGATCGCTATTTGCAAGACTTCCAACGGCAAATCAACAAAATTGCTAAGCTGGACATTAAAGACGAGCAGATACTAAAACAAGTCATCCAAAAACTCATTCATAAGATTGAAGTTCATAATGACGGCAGTATCAAGATTCACTACAACATAGCCCGCCCCTTAAATATCGGGGCATGA